The following is a genomic window from Amycolatopsis acidiphila.
TCACGCCGGTGACGACCAGGAGCACCAAAACCACCTCGACCATCACCACGTCCACTATGGACGTGACGATCACCCCGCCGTCGAGTGCTCTGTCCGGCTCGGGCGTGACGTATCCGGTCTACATCGACCCGCAGATGACCCGGGGCGAGGAGTTCTGGGTCGAGGTCACCGCCAACGGCTGGTCCTACATCAATCAGAACCAGCTCGCGCAGGTGGGTGACTGCGGCACTTGGACGGGCTGCAACGGTCTCACGGTCGCGCGCTCGTACTTCCGTATGGGCACCGAGGACGTCTCCGGGCACCCCAACGGCCGCAGTGCCAGGGTGTTCAGCGCGCAGTTCTACGCCAACGAGGTGTGGGCCGCACACAACTGCATTGCCGAGCCCGTCGAGGTCCACCTCGCCGGCGTGATCGACAACAACACCCGCTGGGGCGGCCCCGAGGCCGGATGGATCAACACCCAGTCTTCGGCCGCCGGCACCAACTGCGGCGGACCGAACAACGTCGTATTCGACGTGACCTCCGCTGCCCAGACGGCCGCGGACCAGGGCTGGCCGAATCTGACGCTGGAACTGCGGGCGCCGGATGAGGGCAACCAGTACCAGTGGAAGCAGTTCGCCGACAACCCCAGCTTGGTGATCAACTACAGCTACCCGCCCAATCCGGCCGCTGGATTGAGAGTGTCCAACGCGGTCACCTGCACCGGGCACGCCTACACCCCGGACGCGAAGCCGACGTTGTACGCGACGGCAACGGACAACAACAACCCGCCGTTGAACCCGCAGCTGTGGTTCGATCTGTACAACGGCGCGGGAACCAGCGCGGTCGTCGGAGGCGCGGGCCCGGTGACCATCGCCTCCGGCACCACCGGCGCTTGGACGGACACCGTGGCGTTGAACAACAATACCGACTACGAGTTCCGCGTCAACGTATCCACCCAACAGGGCACGGGGCAGGAGATGTGGGCGGGAGCGTTCAGTCCGTGGTACAGCTTCACCCGCCTCGCCGCACCGTCCCAATCCCCATACGTCGACAGCTACGACTACCCCGCCAACTACTGGGGCCAGGCCAGCGACAACCCCGGCACGGTATTCATCTCCACCAACGGCGCGGCGAACATCGCCGGCTTCACCTGGACACTAACCGGCGCCGGGACGGAATCCGCGCCCTCGACGAGCCAGTGCAACTACAACCAAACCTTCGGAACCACCGGTGGCTACATCTCCCCCGACACCAGCGGCTGGGCCAGCCTCCGCCTCCCCACGAACATCAGCCCTGGTTACCACACGATGTATGTGCGCAGCTTCGACTACGCACACAACCTCTCGCCCGAATCCCAGCCCTACACCTTCTACGTCGCACCCCCGGCCGGCGGTAGCGGGGGCTGGAGCGAGGCCGAGAACCTGCCCCTGACCCAACCTGCCGGGCAGAACGTCACGGTCACCCACCAGGCCAACTGCTGTGGCGTGACCTGGACCGGTGGCCAGCAACTGTTCTTCCAGGGCACCGCCGCCAGACAGTCGTTCAACCTCACTCTCACCGCCCCTGTAGCCGGCAACTACGACCTCGACGCCAACCTCACACTCGCCCCCGACTACGGACAACTCGGCTTCACCCTGGACGGGAAATCTCTCGGACTGCCCACCACCACACCCATCGACACCTACAACCCCACCGTCGCCCTCAAGTACGCGCCCCTCGGTGGTGCCTATCTGACCGCCGGCAGCCACACCCTCACCGTCACGGTCGTCGGCACCAACCCTGCCTCCACCGGAAACCGCTACATGGCCGGCATCGACACCGTCTTCGTCCAGCCCACCGACCAGGTCGAAGCCGAATCACCCCAACTGCTCCAAGCGGTCGACACCTCCGGGAAGAACATCCCCGTCGGCCCGGTCGCGAACAACGGCGGCAACTCCTGGCGCAGCGTCGCACAACTGGAATACGACGCCACCGCCGCCGGCCAAGCCATGAACCTCACCTTCACCGCGCCGAAGGAAGCCGACTACGCCCTCGGTGCCATGCTCACCACCCGCCCCGGCTACGGCCAACTCAAGTTCACTGTGGACAACGCCACGGTGCTGGAGAACACCGACACCGCACCCGTCGACACATACACCCCCACCAACACCTGGACCTACCGGCCCTTCGGCAGCCTGCACCTGACTGCCGGCACCCATACCCTCACCGTCACAGTCGTCGGGAAGAACCCCGCCTCCAGCGGCTTCGCCGCCGGCATCGACTACTTGACCATCGCCGCGATCAACAACATCACCGCCGCGAGCTTCGCCGCAGCAATGAACAACCACGGCATCGCCGTCGACGGCCAGCCCGCCAATCTCGACCTCTGGGGTGGCTACAGCTTCTCCGGCTACGCCATGGCCGACGCCGGATACGCGCCCGGCTCCGCCGTCACCGTCTCGGGCGCGACCTTCACCATGCCCGCCGCCACCAACGCCAACGACAACATCATCGCCGACGGCCAAACCATCCCGCTACCCGCCGGCCAGCAGGTGAAAGCCAACGCCATCGGGCTGCTCGCCGCCAGTACCTGCGGCCCCAGCCCCGCCGCCGACGCACGGATCACCTACACCGACGGCACCAACAGCAAGGCGATCGTCCCGTCCGTGCCCGACTGGGTGTACGGCGACAACACCTCCGCCACAGCGGTACTGTCCTACATCGACGATTCCACCGCGACCAGGATGCCTGGGCGGGCCGGGAAGTTCTACGCCGTGTTCCTGCCTACGGACCCGACCAAAACCGTGGCCAAGGTGACCCTGCCCTACACCGGCACCGGTCAGCTGACCAACACCTGCAACACCGGTGCCCCGGTCACCGCCGCCCTGCACGTGCTGGCGATGGCCCCGCGGCCCGCGAGCAGCGGGCCCCTCCCTGCCGGCGCGGCCGGCTGGCTCGGTTCCTGGGCCGCCCCTGCCGACACTGCCGAAATCCCGCCCGGCGGTGCGGGCTTCGCCAACCAGACCGTCCGCATGGTCGTGCACCCCACCACCACCGGCGCCTCGATACGAGTCCGGGTCTCCAACACCGGCGCCGGCCTCGCCTCGCCCCCGCAAACCGTTCCCAGCACCGCCACCATCGACGCCGCCACCGTGGCCGCGCAATCGGGCACCACCGGCACCGGCGCCGCCACCCTCACCACCCCCACCGCGCTCACCTTCGGTGGCGCCACCAGTCTCACACTGTCCGCCGGTGGCGAAGCAATCAGCGACCCGATCCCGTTCCCCGCCACCAACGGCGGCAGCGGCAACCTCGTGGTCAGCATCCACCTGCCCAGCGCCGTCACCCGCGCCCCCGTCCACACCGCACCCGCAACCCCCACCTACCTGGCGACCGGCAACACCACGACCGACGCCAGCGGAACCCCCTACACCACCACACTGCCCGGGGACTACTACCTCACCGGTGTCGACGTCACCACCACTGACCCATCCGCCGGCACCATCGCCATCCTCGGCGACCAAACCAGCGCCGCCGGCGCATCCGCGGCCGGGCGCACCGACCAGCAAACCTGGGTCGACCACCTCCCCGACACCCTCGCCGGGGCTTTACCGGGCAGTGTCGTCAACGTCAGCCGCGCCGGCCAACCAGCCGGCGACTGGTGGAAACTCGCCGACGGCACCGGCACCACCGCCACCGACAGCACCGGACCCCACCCCGGCACCCTCTCCGGCGGCGTCACGTGGAACACCGCCTGGGCCGGAGACCTCGCCGGCAGCGCCGTCTTCAACGGCACCGGCGCCATCACGTCGAACGGCGCCGCGATCACCACCAACCGCAGCTTCACGATCTCGGCCTGGGTCAACCTCACCAACACCAATGCTGCGCAAACCGTCATCGCACAAGACGGCACGAACACCAGCAGCTTCCGCCTCGACTACGACAAAACCGACAACCGCTGGGCCTTCACCCGCGCCAGCGACGACACAGCCAACCCCACTCTCACCCGAGCCCTGTCCACCGCCGCACCGGCAGTGAACACGTGGACTCTGCTCACCGGCGTCTTCGACGCCAGCAACCAGAACATGACCCTCTACGTCAACGGCCAAGGCCAAAACACAGTCGCCACCACCACCTCACCCGACATCACCGGCAACCTCACCATCGGGAGCGGCAAGACCAACGGCACCCCCAGCGACTACCTCACCGGCGCGGTCTCCGACGTCCGCGTCTACCACAACACCCTCAACAACCTCGACGTCACCGCCCTCTACGACAGCACACCACCCCAGCAACCCGGCCCGATGCCCGACGCCCCCAGCGCACTCAGCCTCGGCAACACCACCGACACCGGCGAACACCTCGTCGCCGCCAGCCCCGACACCACCCTCAACCAAACCCTCCTCGCAGAACCCAACCTCCGCACCGTCATCGCCACCATCGGCACCAACGACATCCTCGACAACACCCCCCGCTCCACCATCGAAAACAACATCACCAACGCACTGAACGCCTCCACGCCAGGCGGCTACGCCCTCCACCGAACCCGCCGCCCCGACGGCACACCCCTACACGTCATCCTCACCACCATCCCACCCCTAGGACTGTCCACAACAGACCCACGAGAGACCCTACGAATCACGGTCAACAACTACCTACGCGCGAACTACACCCAATACGGCGCCGACGAGATTCTCGACCTCGACGCCGCCGTCACCGACCCTGCCAATCCCAACCAGATCAACCCCAGCTACCTCACCAACAACCAGCCCAACAACGCCTACTACCAACAACTCGCCCAAACCCTGGCCGACGCCGTCAACACTTTCCCGCCCACCGCGTCCCTCTGAGTGGCGTGTGTGCGGAATTGGGTCTGTCAAATGAGCGGCTCTGGGCCGGATCCGGTGTGAGCTTGTCCCCGCAGCTCGGACACCGGCCTTGAGGTGACCTTGGGTCACCAGGAAGGATGTCCCGGTGCCTGCACCACACCCGCCTGAGTTTCGTCGTCGTGCCGTCGAGTTGGCCCGTCAGGGCTCCAAACCGGTCGCTGAGCTGGCCAAAGAGCTGGGGATCAGCGAATCGTGCCTGAGGAATTGGATGGCCCAGGCCGATACTGATGCGAACGGCTCAGCGAGTCGTTTGACGAGCGCGGAGAAGAAAGAACTGGCCGAGCTGCGGAAGAAAACCCGTCAGCTTGAGATGGAAAATGAGATCCTCAAGCGCGCGGCCGCCTATTTCTCGCGGGAGAACGTTCTCCCAAAGTAATCTACCCGCTGGTCCGTGAGCTCGCCGCTGACGGTGTCGACGTCGCGGTGGCCTGCCGGGTACTGAAGGTGTCACGGTCGGGCTATTACGACTGGCACGACCGGCCGCCCTCACCCAGGGAGCAGGATAACGAATTGCTACTCAAACACATCCAAGCCATTCACGTCGAATCCCGTGGCACCTACGGGTGGCCCCGCGTGCACGCGGAACTCGTGCTCGGCATGGGCGTGAACGTCAACCACGAGCGGGTGGCGCGACTCATGCGCGAGGCCGGCATCCAGGGCCTCTACCGGCGCCGGAACCGGGGCTACACCATCCGCAACCCCGCGGAGGAGCCCGCCGAAGACCTGGTCAACCGCAAGTTCACCGCCGAGGGCCCGAACCGCCTATGGCTCACCAACATTACCGAACATCCCACGAAGGAAGGGAAACTGTACTGCGCCGCCGTCATGGACGCCTATTCCCGGCGCATCATCGGCTGGTCCATCCACAATCACATGCGCACTGAACTGGTGATCGACGCACTCGGCATGGCCACCCTCCGCCGTAAACCCGAATCCGGCAACACTATCCTGCATTCCGACCATGGATCGCAATTCACGGCCTGGGCATTCGGGCAACGACTCCGTGCCGCCGGAATCCTGCCCTCCATGGGCAGCGTGGGCGATTGCTACGACAACTCCATGATGGAATCCTTCTGGGGCACACTCCAACTCGAAGTGCTCGACACGAAAACGTGGGAAACTCGTGACGAGCTTGCCAACGCGATCTTCGAATGGATAGAATGCTGGTACAACCCGGAACGGCGACACTCCCGCATCGGAATGCTCAGCCCGGCCGAGTTTGAGGCCACTAACCCCGAGTGACCGTCACCACACCACGATCGCTGACGCCACACCCAACGTGTCCGGCGAACGGGGACAAGCTCAGTGGTAGCTGTGCGTGTCGGTTCGTGTCGAATCTGGTGCTGTGTGCCAGCGTGACGCCGGTGCAAGGTTGATCAACTTTTGAGATTGGTGTTCTCGGGACTGTCTTCCCTGGTCATCGAGGACGTTGAGGATGGCGCGGGGGCGCTGGTGGTGTGGGCATCGACGCATCCGGTGCCGGTGGCCTGCCCGGGCTGCGGGGTGCCGGCGGGGCAGGTGCACGGCTACGTCGCCCGGCAGCTCGCCGATGTGCCGGTGGATGGGCGGCGAGTGCTGATACGACTACGGGCGCGGAGGTTGCGCTGTGGAACGCTCGACTGTCCACGGCAGACTTTCCGTGAGCAGCTGGCCGGCGTCATCGAGCGCTACCAGCGGCGTACCGAACGGCTGAGAGCGCAGGTGGGCGTCGTCGTCCGCGATCTGGCCGGTCGTGCGGGCGCCCGTGTGCTGGTCGGCCTCGGCGTCGCGGTCTCGCGGCAAACCGCGCTGCGCGCGTTGGTGCGCCTTCCACTCCCGATCCGACCGGTGCCGCGGGTCATCGGGGTGGATGATTTCGCGCTGTGTAAGCGGAAGCGCTACGCCACTGTGATCATCAATGCGGAGACCGGCGAGCGGGACGTGCTGCCGGAGCGCAAGACCGAGGTACTCGAAGCGTGGTTGCGGGAGCACCCCGATGTCGAGGTGGTCTGTCGCGATGGCTCGGCCGCCTACGCCGAGGCGATCCGCCGTGCCCTGCCCGACGCGGTGCAGGTCGCGGACCGGTGGCACCTCTGGCATAACCTCGCCGAGGCCGTCATCAAAGAGGTCGCCGCGCACAGCAGCTGTTGGGGCAAGACCGGGCCACCGCCGCGAGAGGGCATCCAAGCCCAGACCACGCGGGAGCGCTGGCGGCAGGTCCATGACCTGGTCGATTCCGGTGTCGGCCTGCTGGAATGCGCCCGTCGGTTGAATCTGGCATTGAACACGGTCAAGCGCTACGCCCGGATCAGCGAACCCGAGCGGCTGGTCCGGGCGCCGAAGTACCGCCCCACGTTGGTCGACCCTTACCGGGAGCATCTGCGGCGCCGCCGTGAAGTCGATCCTGCCGTGCCGGTGCAGTACCTGTTCGCCGAGATCAAGCAGCTCGGCTACCCGGGCAGCCTCAACCTGCTCTACCGCTACATCACCCAAGGCCGCGTCGAATCCGACCGGCCGGCGATCTCCCCACGGCGCCTGGCCCGCTACCTGCTCACACGCCCAGACCGGCTGAAAGACCACCAGCGGGAACGGCTCGACGCCGCGGTGGCCGCCTGCCCAGAGATGACAGCGCTGGCCGGCCTCGTCGGCGACTTCGCCGCCCTCCTGGCCCCCACCGTCGGCAACGATATACGCCTCACCGGCTGGATCGACCAGGCCCGGGCCGAGGATCTGCCCCATCTGCACGCGTTCACTCGCGGGCTCGAGATCGACCGCCACGCCGTCAACGCCGCCCTCACTTGCCCATTCCACAATGGACGAACAGAAGGAGTGAACACCAAAACGAAGATGATCAAACGGCAGATGTACGGACGCGCAGCTTTCACCCTCCTACGCCACCGCATCCTGCTCGGCTGAACTACACACCGTCACCACCGGAAGTGGGTCAGAGCCGCTCGTTTGACAGACCCGTGCGGGCTGCTACAGATTTTGAAAGGCCAGCATTACGGCGCTCCGGGTTCGAGGGTGAGTCCAGTGTGGGCGAAGGAGGCGTCGGTCAGTTGGGGTCGGTACTGGATGCGTTTGAGCCGGTTTTTCACCACGGTGGCCAGTTGGTCGATGCCGTGCACGATGAGGTTGCCCAGGCCGCGTTTGACATGCGACCACACGTGCTCGACCGGTTTGAGGTCCGGGGCGTAGTACTCCAGCCGTAGATCGTGATGTTCATGGTTCTTGGGTGGATTGCCGCTGGTAGTGGGCCTGTCGGGCTCGGTGTTGATGCTGTCGGCGCCAGGCTGAGAAGCGTAGGTGGTGCGTGGTGCCTGTGATCAGCGTGGTGGTGATCGTGGCGAACAGGTGTTGGACTTCGTTGCAGGTCAAGGAAATCCAGCGGGTGGATGTTGGTGTTTGGGTGGGTTCGGTCGCGGCGAGGACGGTGAGGAACGCGTGCGCGAGCGTCGCCAGAACGGTCCAGCGATGCCATGAGAGCCAGCGGCGGACCTGGTGCTGGTCCAGGCCTGCCAGACCTTTGCCGGTTTGAAAGGATTCTTCGACACGCCAGCGGGTTCCAGCCACGCGAACCAGAACGGGCAACGCGACGGGGGTGGGCGCGTAGCAGCGGTAGAACGCCAACTCTCTGGTGCGGCGGTTGCGTCGGATCAGCAGCCCCCGATGCCCGCCCACCTCGGCATCCTGATCAATGTCGACCAAAGCCCAGTCGTAGAAGCGGTGTCCCTTCGCCCCGGTACCGGCCGACAGGCGTTGCCACACATGTTTCGGTAGTCGGGTGGCCAACTCGTCCGGGCGGAACGTCCCCGCTCCGGTAGTGACGCGGCGGTCGCATCCGATGGCCAGCACATAGCCGACGCCACGGCGCTCCAGTTCCGCGCGCAGCGTGGGGTCGGCGCCGTAGACCTCGTCGCCGGTCACCCACGGCGCATCAACTCCGGCATCGAGGGCTCGGGTGATCATGGTGGTGGCCAGGGCGGGTTTGGTCGCGAACTGCATGTTCTCGCTGATCCCAGCCGCGGCGCAGCGTTCGCGGTCGCTCGTCCAGGACTTCGGCAGATACAAGGCCCGGTCGATAAACGCGTGCCCGGCCGTCGTGGCATACGTCAGATACACCGCGACCTGCGAGTTCTCGATCCGACCGGCGGTTCCGGTGTATTGACGTTGCACCCCAACGGTGCGCGTGCCCTTCTTCAAGTCTCCGGTCTCATCGACGATCAGGACTGCGTTCTGGCTGCCGAGGTGGTCGCAGACGTAGTCGCGCAGGTCGTCACGCACCGCGTCGGCATCCCACACCGCCCGCGCGAGCAGGTGCTGCAGGCCGTCTGGTGTCGCGTCTCCGACATGCTCGGCGATGGTCCAACAGTTCTTCCGCGGCAGCTCAGACACCAGACCCAGCAACAGTTTCTCCGCCCGACGACGGGGCTCGACCCGGCTGAAACGGCCCGCGATCCGCGCGGTCAGCTCATCGAACATCGCCTGCCAGCGAGCAGGGTTTATGCTGGGGCCCGCGGCCGCCAGCCGATCTTGGGAAGTCCACACAACCGACCATGATCAACTGGCGGCCGCACCCATCTCCGACACCCCCTCACCAGCACCGATCACGAAGTCCGGCTGGAGTACTAACGCCACCCAGCGCTACCACCGCATTCGGGCCAGAGCCGATCACGGGATAGACCCTCCTGAGCCCATACAACGACAATCCGTGGGCGAACCACGTCGCCGGCCCACGCCGACCGCAGCTACGACCACGAAAAGTACCGCCGCCTGGTCCGCGTTGGGGGCATCATTCCGCGCATCGCCCGCCGTAGAACCGAGCACGGATCCGGCCTCGGTCACGTCCGATGACCCGTGGAACGCACCTTGCGCCTGGCTCGAAGGCTTCCGGCGACTACATATCCGCGCCGAACGCCGAGCTGGCGTTCGCGGAGGGAATGGCAATGTGTGGACAAGAATTCGGTTCATACCTCGCAAACCTGGCACGTCGAGAGTTTTGTGCACGACCGACCAGGACCAGAACCAGATCGTCTCGTTCTACGCGGGTGCGGTGGAGGAAGTGTGGGAAATCGAGTCGCAGGCGGTCGTCGACCGCACTGGCGGTCTTGACCTCGTGGTGGGGCGCCGAATGATCCGGTGGCGATGGTGCGGCACACCGAGGAGTGCGGGCGGCGCAGTTTCGCGTTCGCCACAGATCCCTCCCAGCGATCGACCAGGATGAAAGGTCCGGAGATCTGTAAGCTGATCGTCGGCGCGAAGTAGTTGTTCACCAACGAGTACTTCGACGCCATGAAATTTCTTGACAGCCGGGTCGTCCATGCGTTTGACTCAATGACTGATCGAGCAAGAGCGACTCGAGGCGATTTGTACTGCTGGGGGCAGTTAGTGCGTGTCAACGGCGTGAGTCATGATTTCCTTTCGGCGAACGGGGAGGAAAATGACCGGTTGGGATCGCGGTTCGCCACGTTGGTCCGAACCTATCGCCGTGAAGCGGGACTGACGCAGCGCGAGCTGGCCATGCGCGCCGGACTGAGCGTCGCGGCCCTGCGTGATTTCGAACAGGGAAGGCGGGGGAGGCCGCGGGCGAACTCGCTGGCGGCACTGGTGGGCGCGCTCGGACTGGACCCCGAGCAGGCGATCGACCTCGCCAAGGCCGCCGCGCCGTCCCGGTCCCGCGAGCGGGGCGTCCTGCAGGCAGGTGCGGAACCGGCTCAGATCCCGGCGAGCATACCGGAGCGTGGCCTGTGGGTCTCCGTGCTGGGACCGCTGGAAGTCTGGCGGGACCGCACGGCGCTGGCGCTCGGTCCGTTCACTCGGCGCGCGGTGCTCGCGCTGCTGGCCACAGAGCCGGGCGCCCTTGTGCACCGCGACACGATCGTCGACGTGCTGTGGGCACAGTCCCCGCCGCCCAGCGCTGTCAGCCTGATCCAGGCTCACGTGAGCAGGCTGCGGCGGTTGCTCGAACCTGCCGGGCTGCCGCCGCGGGAGGACGGCGTGATCGTCTCGGAGGGCGGGGCCTACCGCCTGCGGCTCCCACAGAACGCACTGGACCTGCAGGCCTTCCGGGCGTTCGCGGTGCGCGCGGACGGGGCGAGTGTACGCGGCGACCTGCGGCAGGCCTGCGAATTCTACGAGCGCGCCGTCGAGCTGTGGCGGGGCGACCCATTGGCGCACCTCGACCTCGTCCGCGGCCACCCCGGCGTCGACGCGCTCGGCCGCGAGCTGGTCGCAGTGCTGCTGCGGTACGCCGAGCTGGCCTGCGAGCTGGGGGAGTACGAGCGGGTGCTGCCCCGGCTGCACAGCGTTGCCGCCGCTGAACCGCTGAACGAGCTGGTCCACGCCCGGCTGCTGATCGCGCTCGCCGCCTCGGGACAGCAGGCCGAGGCACTGTGGCTGTACGAGGACCTCCGGCGCAGGCTGGACCGGGAGCTCGGCGTCTATCCTGGCGATGAGCTCGCCACGGCCCATCTGCGGGTGCTGCGCGGGGAGTTCTCCGGTACCGGCGGAACCCGCGTGTGCGGTTTCCGGACCGTGCAGCGGCCGATCGCCGTGCGGTACGTGGTGCCGTGGCAGCTGCCTGCCGCGCCGCGGCGCTTCACCGGCAGGAAGCGGGAGCTGGCCGCGCTGTCCGGACTGCCGGACCAGCGCACGGGCGGCGCCGCGATCTGCGCATTAGTAGGCATGGTCGGTGTCGGCAAGACCGCGCTCGCCGTGGAGTGGGCTCACCGGATGGCCGAGGACTTCCCGGACGGGCACCTCTTCGTGGACCTGCGGGGCTTCGGCCCGTCCGGCAATTCCCTCGCGCCCGGTGATGCGGTCTACGGGTTCCTGCACGCTCTCGGGGTGCCTCCCGGACGGCTCCCGGACGACGCCGAGGAGCAGGCCAAGTTGTACCGCAGCCTGCTCGCCCACCGGCGGCTGCTCATCGTGCTGGACAACGCGCGTGACGCCGGGCAGGTCCGCCCGCTGCTGCCCGGCGCCGGCAAGTGCATGGTCCTGGTCACCAGTCGCAACCGCCTCACCGGGCTCGCCGCGACCCACGGGGCACAGCTCGTCGAGGTCGGTCCGCTCGATGCCGCCGAGGCGCGGGAGCTGCTGGCTAGCGGGCTCGGCGCGGAACGGGCTCGAACCGAGTGCGGGGAGGTCGCCGAGCTCGCTGAGCGGTGCCTGCGCCTGCCGCTCGCGCTGCGCAACGCCGCGGCCCGCGTGGCGGCCTTCCCCGGGCTGCCGTTGTCCGCGCTGACGGCGTCGATGCGCGGCGGGCGGCAGGACTGGCTGAACAGCCTGGAAACCGGCGACCCGGTCAGTAGCGTGCGAGCGGTGCTTTCCTGGTCGCAGTCGGCCCTCAGCCCGGGTGCGGCCCGGCTGTTCCGCCTGCTGGCGCTCCACCCCGGCCCGGATGTCACGGTGGGCGCGGCGGCGAGCCTCGCCGAAGTCAGCTGCCAGGACGCGCACGCGGCGCTGACCGAGCTCTACGACGACTGCCTGCTCACCCAGAGGATCCTCGGTCGCTTCGCCTTCCACGACCTGGTCCAGGCGTACGCCGCCGAGCAGGTGCTCGAGCATGACGACGAAGCCGGGCGCACCGCCGCAGTTCGCCGGCTGCTCGACCACTACCTGCACCTGACCGCGGCGGCGGTCCGGGCGATGTATCCGCAGCAGCCCCGGCTCGCGTTGGGAGCGCCACTGCCCGGGGTCGTGACGGTGGACGAGTTCTCCGGTCCTATGGGGGCGGGAGAATGGTTCGAGGCCGAGCAGGAGGTCTTGTTCGGCCTCGTTGAGCTTGCCGCAGGCAGCGGCAGCACGCATGCGTGGCAGCTGCCCTGGCTCGTACGCCGGTTCGAGCTGGGTGACGGCCAGCTCCGCCGGCTCGCCGGTGCGTAGCGGGTGTGCTGTTCCGGATTCACTGGAAGCCTGTGCTTGACCATGACGCAAGGGCAGGGTTGGAGTCTGGACACATGGTGAAGTCCCCAGTCCCCGTGTTCCTGTTCATCACCGCTGAGGCGGTGGCACTGCTCGCCAACTCAGCCTTCCTGGTCGTGTTCCCGTGGCTGGTGCTCTCGCACACGGGCGACGCGGGCAAGACGAGCCTCATGACCGCCCTGGTGACGATCCCGACCGCAGTGGCGACGCTGCTCGGCGGTCGCGTGATCGACCGCATCGGACGGAAGCCCTCGAGCGTGCTGGCCGGGCTGGGCTGCGCGGTGGCCGCGGCGGGCTTCGGCGTCGTTAGTGGCCTCGGGGCGCTCAACATTGGCACGCTGATCGCATTGGGCATGCTGGCCCAGGCGTTCCTGCCGCCGAGCACCACGGCGCGCGATGCGCTGATGGACGCGATCGCCTCTGTC
Proteins encoded in this region:
- a CDS encoding transposase, yielding MPAPHPPEFRRRAVELARQGSKPVAELAKELGISESCLRNWMAQADTDANGSASRLTSAEKKELAELRKKTRQLEMENEILKRAAAYFSRENVLPK
- a CDS encoding ISL3 family transposase, whose amino-acid sequence is MRLVFSGLSSLVIEDVEDGAGALVVWASTHPVPVACPGCGVPAGQVHGYVARQLADVPVDGRRVLIRLRARRLRCGTLDCPRQTFREQLAGVIERYQRRTERLRAQVGVVVRDLAGRAGARVLVGLGVAVSRQTALRALVRLPLPIRPVPRVIGVDDFALCKRKRYATVIINAETGERDVLPERKTEVLEAWLREHPDVEVVCRDGSAAYAEAIRRALPDAVQVADRWHLWHNLAEAVIKEVAAHSSCWGKTGPPPREGIQAQTTRERWRQVHDLVDSGVGLLECARRLNLALNTVKRYARISEPERLVRAPKYRPTLVDPYREHLRRRREVDPAVPVQYLFAEIKQLGYPGSLNLLYRYITQGRVESDRPAISPRRLARYLLTRPDRLKDHQRERLDAAVAACPEMTALAGLVGDFAALLAPTVGNDIRLTGWIDQARAEDLPHLHAFTRGLEIDRHAVNAALTCPFHNGRTEGVNTKTKMIKRQMYGRAAFTLLRHRILLG
- a CDS encoding IS3 family transposase is translated as MVRELAADGVDVAVACRVLKVSRSGYYDWHDRPPSPREQDNELLLKHIQAIHVESRGTYGWPRVHAELVLGMGVNVNHERVARLMREAGIQGLYRRRNRGYTIRNPAEEPAEDLVNRKFTAEGPNRLWLTNITEHPTKEGKLYCAAVMDAYSRRIIGWSIHNHMRTELVIDALGMATLRRKPESGNTILHSDHGSQFTAWAFGQRLRAAGILPSMGSVGDCYDNSMMESFWGTLQLEVLDTKTWETRDELANAIFEWIECWYNPERRHSRIGMLSPAEFEATNPE
- a CDS encoding LamG-like jellyroll fold domain-containing protein — encoded protein: MTRGEEFWVEVTANGWSYINQNQLAQVGDCGTWTGCNGLTVARSYFRMGTEDVSGHPNGRSARVFSAQFYANEVWAAHNCIAEPVEVHLAGVIDNNTRWGGPEAGWINTQSSAAGTNCGGPNNVVFDVTSAAQTAADQGWPNLTLELRAPDEGNQYQWKQFADNPSLVINYSYPPNPAAGLRVSNAVTCTGHAYTPDAKPTLYATATDNNNPPLNPQLWFDLYNGAGTSAVVGGAGPVTIASGTTGAWTDTVALNNNTDYEFRVNVSTQQGTGQEMWAGAFSPWYSFTRLAAPSQSPYVDSYDYPANYWGQASDNPGTVFISTNGAANIAGFTWTLTGAGTESAPSTSQCNYNQTFGTTGGYISPDTSGWASLRLPTNISPGYHTMYVRSFDYAHNLSPESQPYTFYVAPPAGGSGGWSEAENLPLTQPAGQNVTVTHQANCCGVTWTGGQQLFFQGTAARQSFNLTLTAPVAGNYDLDANLTLAPDYGQLGFTLDGKSLGLPTTTPIDTYNPTVALKYAPLGGAYLTAGSHTLTVTVVGTNPASTGNRYMAGIDTVFVQPTDQVEAESPQLLQAVDTSGKNIPVGPVANNGGNSWRSVAQLEYDATAAGQAMNLTFTAPKEADYALGAMLTTRPGYGQLKFTVDNATVLENTDTAPVDTYTPTNTWTYRPFGSLHLTAGTHTLTVTVVGKNPASSGFAAGIDYLTIAAINNITAASFAAAMNNHGIAVDGQPANLDLWGGYSFSGYAMADAGYAPGSAVTVSGATFTMPAATNANDNIIADGQTIPLPAGQQVKANAIGLLAASTCGPSPAADARITYTDGTNSKAIVPSVPDWVYGDNTSATAVLSYIDDSTATRMPGRAGKFYAVFLPTDPTKTVAKVTLPYTGTGQLTNTCNTGAPVTAALHVLAMAPRPASSGPLPAGAAGWLGSWAAPADTAEIPPGGAGFANQTVRMVVHPTTTGASIRVRVSNTGAGLASPPQTVPSTATIDAATVAAQSGTTGTGAATLTTPTALTFGGATSLTLSAGGEAISDPIPFPATNGGSGNLVVSIHLPSAVTRAPVHTAPATPTYLATGNTTTDASGTPYTTTLPGDYYLTGVDVTTTDPSAGTIAILGDQTSAAGASAAGRTDQQTWVDHLPDTLAGALPGSVVNVSRAGQPAGDWWKLADGTGTTATDSTGPHPGTLSGGVTWNTAWAGDLAGSAVFNGTGAITSNGAAITTNRSFTISAWVNLTNTNAAQTVIAQDGTNTSSFRLDYDKTDNRWAFTRASDDTANPTLTRALSTAAPAVNTWTLLTGVFDASNQNMTLYVNGQGQNTVATTTSPDITGNLTIGSGKTNGTPSDYLTGAVSDVRVYHNTLNNLDVTALYDSTPPQQPGPMPDAPSALSLGNTTDTGEHLVAASPDTTLNQTLLAEPNLRTVIATIGTNDILDNTPRSTIENNITNALNASTPGGYALHRTRRPDGTPLHVILTTIPPLGLSTTDPRETLRITVNNYLRANYTQYGADEILDLDAAVTDPANPNQINPSYLTNNQPNNAYYQQLAQTLADAVNTFPPTASL